In the genome of Arvicola amphibius chromosome 2, mArvAmp1.2, whole genome shotgun sequence, the window ATTATTTCACAGGTCAAAGCCAAAGTGATGGACCCCGGCCCTCATGGGCACCCAGACCAAGTTGCCTACATCGTGACTTGGGAGGCAATGGCATATGATCCACCACCATGGGTTaagccttttgtccctcccacacccccacttcctccGTCTGCTCCCTCCttaccccctccactcctccccactCCAACAGGACCCCCATCCCGCTCATCTCTATATCCGACTCTTACTGACCCCTCAAAAATCAAACCTCCTCCTCCGCAGGTTCTGCCCGCGGGGGATGACCTATTGGTAGACCTCCTCACGGAGGACCCCCCTCCCTACCGAGAACAGGCCCTCCCACCTCAGGTGGCCGACTCGACCGATGAAAACGAGGGGCCTGCCGCGCCATCTCCCCCCGCCCCGTCCCCCATGGCAGCCCGCTTAAGGGGACGGCGAGACCAGCAGCTGGCCGTGGATTCTACTTCCTCTCAGGCATTCCCTCTCCGGACCGGAGGAAATGGCCAACTACAATACTGGCCGTTCTCCTCCTCCGACCtatataactggaaaaataacaatCCCTCTTTTTCTGAAGACCCAGTTAGGCTGACTGCTCTAATTGAGTCGGTCCTGATTACCCATCAGCCCACCTGGGATGATTGCCAACAATTACtgcagactttgctgacttcggaggagaagcagagagtcctCCTGGAGGCTCGAAAGGCGGTTCGGGGAACAGACGGACGTCCCACCCAGCTGCCTAATGAAATAGATGCCGCTTTTCCCCTCGAACGTCCCAACTGGGACTTCACCACCCAGGAAGGTAGGAATCACCTAATTCTCTATCGCCAGTTGCTCATAGCGGGTCTCCATGGGGCAGGCCGACGCCCCACCAACCTGGCTAAAGTTAAACAGGTATTGCAGGGACCAGGAGAAACTCCCTCAGCGTTCTTAGAGCGACTCAAAGAAGCCTATCGTAGATACACCCCTTATGACCCAGAAGATCCAGGGCAAGAAACTAGCGTAGCTATGTCTTTCATTTGGCAATCTGCTCCGGATATCAAACGCAGACTCGAGCGCCTAGAAAACTTAAGGGAGAGTTCGCTCAGGGACCtactaaaggaggcagaaagaatttacaataagagagagactccagaagaaagggaggaccgtcttagaaaggaggcagaggaaagagaggaccgtcgcagaaaagaagctgaggaaaaggaaaaagaaagggaccgTAAGAGACATAAGGAGATGAGCAAACTCTTGGCCACCGTAGTTTCCAGTCAAAGACAGGGTAGACAGGAGGGAGACCGGAGGGGGCCCCAGGTGGAGAAGGACCAATGCGCGTACTGTAAGGAAAAAGGACACTGGGTTAAAGACTGCCCTAAAAGACCGAAAGGGCCCCGAAAGCCACGACCCCAGACCTCCCTCCTAACCTTGGAAGACTAGGGGGGTCAGGGTCAGGAGCCCCCCCCTGAGCCCAGGATAACTCTTGACGTCGGGGGGCAGCCAGTCACCTTCCTGGTGGACACTGGGGCTCAACACTCTGTGTTGACCCAAAACCCCGGACCCTTGAGCGATAAATCCGCTTGGGTCCAGGGGGCTACCGGGGGAAGAAGATATCGATGGACAACCGACCGCAAGGTACATCTGGCTACCGGTAAGGTGACTCATTCTTTTCTCCATGTCCCGGATTGCCCATACCCATTACTGGGAAGAGACCTGCTGACCAAATTAAAGGCCCAGATATACTTTGAGAATTCAGGGGTGCGAATTGTAGGGCCACAAGGACAGCCCTTGCATGTGTTAACCCTAAATTTGGAAGATGAATATCGGCTCCATGAGCCACCTAGAGACCCCGAAACCGCACTAGAGACTTTTTGGCTGTCTAAATTTCCCCAAGCATGGGCAGAGACTGGGGGTATGGGATTGGCCACTCAACAAGCCCCCTTGATTATATCGCTAAAAGCGACTGCTACCCCTGTCTCAATCAAACAATATCCCATGTCGCTTGAAGCTAAGACGGGAATCAGACCCCACATACGGAGACTCCTGGACCAAGGGATACTAACACCCTGTCAGTCCCCCTGGAATACTCCCCTATTACCTGTCAAAAAGCCGGGAACTGGGGACTATCGGCCAGTCCAGGACCTCAGAGAAGTTAACAAACGGGTAGAAGACATACATCCCACCGTGCCTAACCCCTGCAATTTGTTAAGTGGGCTTTCCCCGTCTTATAATTGGTACTCAGTATTAGACTTAAAAGATGCATTCTTTTGCCTGAGACTTCACCCAGAAAGCCAACCTATATTCGCCTTCGAATGGAAGGATCCAGAATTGGGGATTTCAGGACAACTGACCTGGACCAGGCTCCCACAAGGGTTCAAAAACAGCCCCACCCTGTTCGATGAGGCGCTACATAGGGATCTGGCCGATTTCAGGATTCAGCATCCTACCCTGATATTGCTCCAATATGTGGACGACCTCCTACTGGCGGCTACCTCAGAACAGGAATGTAAGGAAGGCACAAAGGCCTTACTGCTGACCCTAGGGAACCTGGGCTATAGAGCCTCCGCCAAAAAGGCTCAAATTTGCCAAAAGCAGGTCACTTATCTGGGGTACCAAATCAAAGAAGGGCAAAGATGGCTGACTGAGGCCAGAAAAGCGACAGTTATGAACATGCCTGTACCTGGGACCCCTCGGCAGCTGAGGGAGTTCCTGGGGACAGCAGGGTTCTGTCGCCTATGGATTCCAGGATTTGCTGAAATAGCAGCCCCTTTATACCCACTCACCAAATCAGGGACTCTGTTCAGGTGGGGCGAGGACCAACTAAAGGCATATCAGGAAATAAAGCGGGCCTTACTCACCGCTCTCGCATTGGGACTCCCAGACCTAACTAAGCCATTTGAACTGTTTGTGGACGAAAAACAGGGTTACGCAAAAGGGGTCCTAACTCAAAAACTGGGTCCTTGGAGACGTCCTGTAGCTTATCTCTCGAAGAAGCTCAACCCAGTGGCTTCAGGATGGCCGCCCTGCCTGCGAATGGTAGCGGCGATTGCAGTCCTTACCAAGGACGCGGGTAAACTAACTCTGGGCCAGCCATTGACCATCCTGGCACCTCATGCGGTGGAAGCCTTGGTTAAGCAGCCTCCAGACCGTTGGCTCTCTAATGCCCGCATGACCCACTACCAAGCCATGCTCCTGGATACGGACCGGGTGCACTTCGGACCTGTGGTAACCCTAAACCCTGCAACCCTGCTCCCTTTGCCGGAGGGAGGGGCGAAACACAATTGCCTCGAGATCCTTGCGGAAATGCACGGGACCAGACCGGACCTGACGGATCAACCCCTCCAGAACGCTGATTTTACCTGGTATACAGACGGGAGCAGCTTTCTAAAAGATGGTCAACGAAGAGCCGGGGCTGCAGTGACCACCGAAACCGAGGTAATCTGGGCAGAAGCCCTTCCAGCTGGAACCTCTGCCCAGCGGGCTGAACTCGTTGCGCTCACCCAGGCTCTCAAGCTGGCAGAAGGTAAGAAGCTTAATGTCTATACTGATAGCCGGTACGCCTTTGCCACTGCCCACATCCACGGGGAGATTTATCGGAGGTGGGGACTGCTAACATCCGAGggcaaggaaattaaaaacaaaaacgagaTCTTGGCCTTACTAAAAGCCCTGTTTTTACCCCGAAAACTAAGTATAATCCATTGCCCAGGACACCAAAAAGGGGACAGCCCCGAGGCCCGAGGCAACCGAATGGCTGACGGGGCCGCACGAGAGGCCGCTATAGGCATGACGCCAGGCGCCTCACAAGTCCTCACGATTGCCCCAGAAGATACCAACGCCCCTCCTTTACATTGTCCCTTCCACTATACCAGAGAGGACACGGAGATACTAAAAAGAATGGGGGCTTCTCATGATTTGGCCAGAGGGCATTGGGTCTTCCAAGGCAGATCTGTGGTGCCCACAAAACAGACTTTCGAACTGATAGATTATTTACACAAGCTGACTCACCTTAGTCCTCGGAAAATGAAAACTCTcctagacagagaagaaagcttccaTTATTTGCTAGGCAGAGACAAAATCCTACAACAAGTAGCTGATGCCTGCAGGGCATGCGCTCAGGTCAATGCTGGAAAATCCAAATTCGGGACAGGAATCCGGGTACGAGGACACCGACCAGGTACCCATTGGGAAATTGATTTCACTGAAATTAAGCCTGGACAATATGGATACAAATATCTGTTGGTATTTGTTGACACCTTCTCCGGATGGGTAGAAGCCTACCCGACCAAACATGAAACAGCCAAGATAGTGACCAAGAAGCTGTTAGAAGAGATTTTCCCCAGGTACGGCATGCCCCAGGTACTGGGAACCGACAATGGGCCCGCCTTTGTCTCCCAGGTAAGTCAGTTGGTGGCCAAGCTCTTGGGGATtgattggaaattacattgtgcttacCGACCCCAAAGTTCAGGACAGGTAGAGAGGATGAATAGAACAATCAAGGAGACTCTAACTAAATTAACGCTTGCAACTGGCACTAGAGATTGGGTACTCCTACTACCCCTAGCCCTTTATCGTGCCCGCAACACTCCAGGACCTCATGGACTTACTCCTTTTGAGATATTATATGGGGCGCCCCCgcccctcattaatttttttgaccCCGATATTTCAGACTTTACTAACAGTCCCTCTTTGCAAGCTCACTTACAGGCACTCCAGGCCGTGCAGAGAGAAGTCTGGAAGCCACTTGCTGCCGCTTACAAAGACCAGCTGGACAGACCAGTGATACCCCACAACTACCAAATTGGTGACGCGGTTTGGGTCCGCAGACATCGGACTAAGAATTTGGAACCCCGTTGGAAGGGACCCTACACTGTGCTGCTGACTACTCCGACTGCTCTCAAGGTCGACGGCATTGCGGCCTGGGTCCACGCCTCCCACGTAAAAGCGGCCCGACCGGACGAGAAAACATCAGAATCATCATGGAAGGTTCAACATTCTCAAAACCCTCTAAAGATAAGACTTACTCGGGAGCCCCCCTAATCATTTTATGGGCCCTGCTAGGACTGGGAGAGGGGGGGGAAGCCAAGAGCCCTCATACAGTTTATAATATAACTTGGAGAGTCACTAACCTTATGACAGGACAGGTTGCCAATTCCACCTCCATGCTGGGAACCACGAAAGATGTCTTTCCAACCCTATACTTTGACCTCTGTGACCTAGTGGGGGATTCATGGAATCCATCAGACCAGGAGCCATTCTCCGGGTATGGCTGCCACCACCCTGGGGGACGGCATGGAACAAGAGCCAGGGATTTCTATGTGTGCCCAGgtcaaaactttagaaaagaatgcGGGGGGCCCGCAGATGGGTACTGTGCCCAATGGGGCTGCGAAACCACCGGAGACGCCTACTGGAAGCCATCCTCTTCCTGGGACCTAATCACCCTTAAGCGAGGGACCACCCCTGGTTACACGGGTGCAGGACCTTGGGTATGCAGCAAGGACTGGTGTGGCCCCTGTTATGACTCCTTGACTAAAAATGTTACGGGGGCCACCTTAGGAGGCAGATGCAATCCTCTGATCCTCGACTTTACCGCCCAAGGCAAAACAGCAGTCTGGGATGGTCCCAAGTCCTGGGGACTGCGTCTCTATCGCTCAGGATATGACCCTGTCACTATATTCTCCTTAACGAGGCAAATAGCTTCTGTCTCATCAACAGTAGCTGTCGGGCCAAACGCGGTCTTGTCAGAACAGAAGCCCCCTTCTCAGCCAGCACCCCCTCCCAGACCCAGACCAGTTCCCGCCCAAAATCCCTCCACTACCTTGGCCCCATCTTCACACAATAAAACTCCTCTGCAGGGTACAGGGGACAGACTCCTCAATCTAATCCAGGGGGCATACTCGACCCTCAACTATACCAGTCCAAACTTGACCGAGGAATGCTGGCTATGTCTGGTTTCGAGACCCCCATACTATGAGGGAGTAGCTATAATTGGCAATTATACCAACCAAACTGAGGCCACGGCCTATTGTACATCCCCCTCCCAACATAAACTTACCCTGTCAGAGGTATCGGGTCGAGGGACCTGTGTGGGAGGAGTCCCTAAAACCCACGAGTCACTGTGCAACAGTACCCATCCACTTCAGACTTCCTCCACTGGATATCTGGTGGCACCCAATGGAACCTACTGGGCATGCAGTACGGGTCTCACTCCCTGTGTTTCCCTTACGGTCCTTAACACAACCTCTGACTATTGCGTGTTAATAGAGCTATGGCCCAGAGTAACCTATCATACCCCTTCATATATTTATGAACAATTTGAAGAGAGGCCACGAATTAGACGGGAACCAGTGTCCCTCACACTGGCCCTTATGCTGGGAGGACTGACAGTAGGGGGAATAGCTgcgggagtgggaacagggaccGCTGCACTAGTTGAGACCCAACAGTTCCAACAATTACAAGCAGTCATGCACACAGATATCAAGGCCTTGGAGGAATCAGTCAGTGCCTTAGAAAAGTCCTTGACTTCCTTATCCGAAGTGGTCCTGCAGAACAGACGGGGGTTGGATGTTCTATTCCTACAGCAAGGGGGGCTTTGCGCAGCCCTAAAAgaggaatgttgcttctatgctGATCACACAGGTGTAGTCAGGGACAATATGGCAAAACTCAGGGAACGACTCAAGCAGAGACAGCAGTTATTTGAGTCACAACAAGGTTGGTTCGAGGGTTGGTTCAACAGATCTCCATGGTTTACCACCCTAATCTCCTCCATAATGGGCCCCCTCATAATCATACTGTTAATCTTGCTGTTCGGGCCTTGTATCCTCAACCGTCTGGTTCAGTTCATGAAAGACAGGCTGTCAGTTATACAGGCCTTGGTcttgacccaacaataccaccaaCTTAAACAGTTTGACCCTGAAGATGTAGGAAACCGAATCAGCTGAATAAAGGATTTTATTCAGTttaaagaaagaggggggaatgaaagacccccactcaataatagcagctagcagcagtaacgccatttcgcaaggcatgaaattttaccagcgcagaggacagggaagcccagttaaagttcagctcagaaaaacaagggcggtgggggccaagcaggatatctgtggtcagacacctggccatgagcaagggagcagaaacagcttgtaccctagataaacgaagttaacttgcatatctgatttcttggaaaccccCTGAAAGGTACCCAGCTGTCCCTAGTTTAAACCCGAGCCttatttaaattgtccaatcagaaccctgtaactacgcttctcgcttctgtacccgcgcttttgctccccgaccctataaaaacccactgctccagcctaaaggcgcgctagtcctccgagagactaagtcaccccaggtacctgtgtatctgaataaagcctcttgctttttgcatccgaagagtggtctcgctgttccttgggaggGTCTTCCCAGACTGGAAGACAACCCATTTCGGGGGTCTTTCAGTGACAGTTTTTATTTCTACACCAAAAATTTTAGTGCtgctcagagaaaacaaaacctctgCCCAGTTCTTTCAGGATGCAACATTTAAGTGGTCACAAGAGGGCtcctcaacaaaagaaaataggaccaCGCggatcagctcctgcttctgaaGATTCATACCAGCATGATCACacgtatgtgtatgcacacactgaTACCTGTGCTCACATACGCATGAATGAGCATACAGTTCACATATATTCTCACAGAAACATggaaacagacatacatgcttaCGCAGGGCgcttacatgcacacatgcatgtatacatagtacacatgtgagtgcatgcacTCACATATACGCGCACACAAAGGCATACATGTTTGTCTGCTCACATACATGAACATTTCTGTTCATGCATGTGAACCCTTGCACGTGTGTGTATAGGAGTGAGTGAGTTTGCCTTTAATTACGCTCAAGTTACAGGAGGTTAAAATGACCCCCTTATGCTGTCTCCTTGGCAGTTTTATTGAGGAGTGGGAGGTTTGCTTCCAAGAGCCCCTACTCAGAATTACAACTAaatctctatatagaccaggctggccttagactcagaaacccacctgcctccaccttcacagtgttagaattaaaggtgtataaaCCACACCCAGGCTCAGGTTTTGATTAAAACAACGAAacttttagttgtgtgtgtgttgtggtgggCAGGTAGACACGGTGGGCTTACAGATATCAGAACTCAACTGAGTTGTCTCTTCCACCAAGTGGGTCCCAGGGAGCGAACTCAGATGGTCGCACCTGAGTCATCTTGCCTGCCCTCTGGCTTCACTTTTGAGAAGGTCAGTTGACTTATGATCGACAGGAGACTAGTTGGCCAAGTCTCCCGTGAAGCTTGCTGTGAGAGCTGAAGCCATGCAGTAGCGGTGGGCTCTCCAGCACCGTTCTATGTAAGTACGGGAGCTGTGCTGCTTTGGGGAGGAGACTCCACGTAGGCACGCCCCAGCTGCCTTCAGGTAGGGGTGCAATAGACACAGTGGGGGgtgtggggcaggggaggggtcAGCGAGAAGGAcattcactttcttctctttacGGGCTGCCCACCTTGCTCCTCAGTTTTTAGCTGTGTTCATGAACAGCTGTAAATGCTCTACACTGGAGAACTTAAATCCATGACAGACTCAAGCTTGAGATTGTGTCACACAGTGCCAGGCTGTTGTGTTTCTCTGTACCTCTGTTAAACGTGGGTGTGCATCTATCCAGATGCTAGCACTGTATAGGGCTGCTCTCCTGTGGTACCTTTCCTCTGACAGCCTCTGGTAGCTCTCTTCAGCACTGGTTCTGTGTGTTATATCCAGGTTAGTCAGAGTTGGACTTCATTAGGTTGCAGTTCAAATGTCAGGTCATTAAACAAAACTGTCTAAAATAAATTGTCAAGTTATGAGCACTTGGATGAAACAGTAATTGCTTTGAAATAGATACTTTTGTTGCCATTTTCAAGGACACGTATTaaatagaaatttcaaatttGTTATGAATAGCAGCAGGTTGTAACTATCTTAAGAAATCATGCAACTTGAGTCTAAAATATTACCAAAGGCTAATTCGATAGTCAATTAAAATATAGtattgtgggctggagagatggctcagtagttaagagcattgcctgctcttccaaaagtcctgagttcaattcctggcaaccatatgatggctcacaaccatctgtaataatgtctggtgccctcttctggcctgcagacatacacacagaatattgtatacataataaataaataaatataaaaaaaataagtcctGGAGAAGCTCCAAgaaccatatgtgtgtgtgtatgtgtgtgtgtgtgtgtgtgtgtgtgtgtgtgtgtgtgtatatatatatacaaatacatatatatatattattgctaAAAGGATGCGTGTGTATTTAACACAGGTCAGTTCTTTGAATCTTAGGAGCCATTTACAAGAGTCTAAATGGTAGCTGTGGGACAAGTTTTAAAAGCCCAAGTTGAAAAAGCAAGGCCTCTTCTTTGAATTGAGAGATTAAGCTGGAACGGAGCAGCCTGTGGCAGTCAATACTGAGTGACAGACTCACGACGGCTTGACGTTCCCCTGTCGCACGCCATCTGTGGCCACTGATGAGGAAAGTGGTCACCAACACTTTGAAGAATTTCCAGGAGCTGATGATCCCCATGAGGTCTGCTCTGTTGGCCGCTGCGACTCGCCCTAGGTCAGTGATGAGCTGGGATCACGCCTTAAGGGAAGAACTTGGAGGTTTCCTTTTCCACCATGGTTTTCagttgaaaatgtttttctgtaaagTGGAGAGGGACTTTGGGAGCAGGAATAAAAAGCGTTCACCCAGAGAATTGCCTTCTTTCTTGGTGGAAACCACCACCCAGGGGTTGGCCAGCTGAGCTGAGTCAGGCGCCCATCCTCGGGTGAGCAGTGTTCACATGTGGTACCAAACCTGTGTGGCTGCCAGGAGACACCCTCCTGGTGGACCTGGAGCTGCTTGTGATGCGTTCACCACAGACCTGTCTACCAGTCTAGAGCCTTCGCAGCCAGGGGTGGCAAGAGCTGCAGTTTTGCTAAGGGACAGCGGCCATGCCTGCTCGGGTGTCAGAAGCTCTGAGACCAGCGGCACGGGGGAGTGGCACTTCAGGGAATGCTCCCAAGCAGATGacctcttgcctctgctgggGTGGCCCACCAGTGAGGTCCCTGCATGACATTAAGTCCCTTTTTTGTCTATAGCAGAATCAAGCTGACCCAGCAGGCCCAGGGAATCTGGCAGCTACTCCATTGCTGGCAGAAAGGCTTGCTTGGGTACTTAGAGGTGGCTGGTCAGGGAGAGCAATTTCAGAGAGCAGGGGGCAGTGCCATGTTCAGCATGCCCACAGCTGCCTTATCACATGTGATTCAGGACACATTGCCTCAAGGTTGTGGTCAATGATTCAGGACAAAGTACCATCCCTTCTCCCAATGTATTTCCACTCAAAGGAGCTGCTGAAGTGAGGGTGATCCCTGAAGATCATCAGAAGTCTCCACCTGAGATCAGCAGGAAGGCTATTTGAAGAGTGTATCTCACTCTTCAGGAcaagcagaggctgctgggaggTGAGATTGCTGGGTGGGAGTGAGCAGGTGTCTGTACAGTGCAGGGCCTTGCCCCTTATGTTGGtcacatctgtaaaatgaagcagATACAGCAGGACCATCTGCCCTGTGCTACTTGGGGAAGCtgactggggggaggggacactGAGCTCAACtctttttgttcttgtgtttttttcagacatggtctctctacatagcctgggctgtcctggaacttactgctCAGACCGGGATGACCTTGATTCCCAGAGATCtgcgcgtgcctctgcctcccgagtgctaggattcaaggcgtgtgccacaccTGACTGAACTCAGCTTTAACCCACTCACTGATTAGACTTCGTTTTCTGAAGTCAGTGCATGAGAAAGGAATCCCAAGCCCATGCTCACACCTAtgtcaggccttgaacttgcaatcctcttgcttcagcctctagTAACTAACATTAAGGTGTAGTatatcctgggctggagagatggctcagtggttaaaagcatggaCTTCTCATCCTACCATTCTTCAGAGGAATGTGAAGTTAGCTACTTTCAAATGAAGTGTCGGGTTCCATTTCTACGTGGACGTCTGGTAAAGTGGGGCAGCACACGAATTCATCCCTGTGAGGGCTGCAGTTCAAACCCCACTGCCTTCAGGAAGTGGTTATAGCCTTCAGACATGGAGTCCCCCAAGGGCCAAGATGTCTCAACCTGCAGTGCTGATTAATTTAGGGCATGACTGATCAGGAGTCTAATACATGCAAGGTAGGTGGGCAGACTCAGACTCCCTCCCCTGGGACCAGCCTGGATATCCCAGAGGATGGGAATTTGAACTCCAGCCCCATCAGCGGGATGAGGCTTGCTGACTCCATGCCGCAGTGAATGGGCACAGTACCAATTTCTGAGACTTCTGAGCATTCTGTGATATGTAAAGTTCTTGTGTACACTCACCATTTTAGTACCTGTCCCCCTGCTTCAGACCTGGTATGGTGGCCCAGAGGCAGTGTTGATTGGCTGAGATGAAGGGTTTAGCTTGCAGCAGACTCTAGGGTGGAGGGGCAGATGGCATATATGGAGTGAGTGATattgtggggtgctgggaagtcCTAAAGGAGGTTGGGGACCAGGAAAAGGGTACCCTAAATGATGTAAAGATGAGTGAGGCTCTGGTTGGGGAGGGACTCACAGGCCTGTACTTGGATTCGGGGGCTCTCGGGCAATGGATGGCTCCAGAAGAGACTGAGCACCGTGCTCCCTATCTGACATAGTATAGGTATGGCCTGCGCCAAGCTCTAGGCTGGACAAGCGCTGCCCACCCAAGGCTGAGCAGGTGCTCTGTGCCTCTTTCATGTTGCGGTGTTAGTCAAGTCCTCACTTGCCGTGGAGTGTGCACATGGGTGTCCTGTGGTCTTTAGAGAGTCCCAAGCAGCAGACAGATGGCAGCGCCCATTTCTGTAGACAATGCCTGAGCTTCCCTGATGTCCTTCAGTTAACAGCTGCCGGGGCAGAGGCTGGTATTGTCCTCCACTGTACCTGCTTCCTTAGAATTGGCCCCAGCTTGCTTGGTCCTGAGGGCTTGTGGGTGGAGGCTGAGGGCAACTCAGGAAAAGACACTGAGAGGTGGGGCTAGTTCCTTCCGTTTTCCCTCAGCTGCTACCCTTCAGTCCACTCTGTCGGCTGCCAGGAGAAGCAGACTGAAGCTGGATATGCAATTTGTCCTTCACCAGAACCAGCCCAGTTTGTGGTTCTGAGTCCCCGATCCCATGCCTTGTCCTTGCTTTAGGATCTAAACTTTTCCACTCTACTTTCTGGTTTCTAGGCTATAGAGTTAGAAACATCCTTGTTCAGCTGGAGCCAGTTAGGCTCTTGTGATATGGGTTGAGTCTGGGGACATTTTTCCTGGGAGCCATCTTTCAGAGGCTCGAAAGTTCCTCTGGTTGGCTTTCCTGCCTCTTGGTTCCCAGTCCCAGGGGAGGGTGTAAAGTGCAGGGCCCTTCTTGGTTTCTCGTGAACCTTCCAAAGCCAAGAGTCAAAGGTCATTTGCTCAGCTTCCCTGGCTGGAGAGAACTGAAGACTGTCTTCCTGCTTTGGGCAGCCCTGACAGCTCTCTGGGGATGGTCAGTGCCCCCCACACTGTGTTCTTTGATCTGACTGTCCGAGAGGTTGACTGAGTCTCTAGACACACAGTACCTGCTTGTCTGTCTTTGAGGAGAGACTGACAGGTCACCTGCTCAGAGAAGAGGGGCTGATTCCATTCA includes:
- the LOC119807348 gene encoding LOW QUALITY PROTEIN: uncharacterized protein LOC119807348 (The sequence of the model RefSeq protein was modified relative to this genomic sequence to represent the inferred CDS: substituted 1 base at 1 genomic stop codon), whose product is MGQSLITPLSLTLQHWRDVQDIANNQSVEVRKRRWVTFCSSEWPTFNVGWPRDGTFDLTIISQVKAKVMDPGPHGHPDQVAYIVTWEAMAYDPPPWVKPFVPPTPPLPPSAPSLPPPLLPTPTGPPSRSSLYPTLTDPSKIKPPPPQVLPAGDDLLVDLLTEDPPPYREQALPPQVADSTDENEGPAAPSPPAPSPMAARLRGRRDQQLAVDSTSSQAFPLRTGGNGQLQYWPFSSSDLYNWKNNNPSFSEDPVRLTALIESVLITHQPTWDDCQQLLQTLLTSEEKQRVLLEARKAVRGTDGRPTQLPNEIDAAFPLERPNWDFTTQEGRNHLILYRQLLIAGLHGAGRRPTNLAKVKQVLQGPGETPSAFLERLKEAYRRYTPYDPEDPGQETSVAMSFIWQSAPDIKRRLERLENLRESSLRDLLKEAERIYNKRETPEEREDRLRKEAEEREDRRRKEAEEKEKERDRKRHKEMSKLLATVVSSQRQGRQEGDRRGPQVEKDQCAYCKEKGHWVKDCPKRPKGPRKPRPQTSLLTLEDXGGQGQEPPPEPRITLDVGGQPVTFLVDTGAQHSVLTQNPGPLSDKSAWVQGATGGRRYRWTTDRKVHLATGKVTHSFLHVPDCPYPLLGRDLLTKLKAQIYFENSGVRIVGPQGQPLHVLTLNLEDEYRLHEPPRDPETALETFWLSKFPQAWAETGGMGLATQQAPLIISLKATATPVSIKQYPMSLEAKTGIRPHIRRLLDQGILTPCQSPWNTPLLPVKKPGTGDYRPVQDLREVNKRVEDIHPTVPNPCNLLSGLSPSYNWYSVLDLKDAFFCLRLHPESQPIFAFEWKDPELGISGQLTWTRLPQGFKNSPTLFDEALHRDLADFRIQHPTLILLQYVDDLLLAATSEQECKEGTKALLLTLGNLGYRASAKKAQICQKQVTYLGYQIKEGQRWLTEARKATVMNMPVPGTPRQLREFLGTAGFCRLWIPGFAEIAAPLYPLTKSGTLFRWGEDQLKAYQEIKRALLTALALGLPDLTKPFELFVDEKQGYAKGVLTQKLGPWRRPVAYLSKKLNPVASGWPPCLRMVAAIAVLTKDAGKLTLGQPLTILAPHAVEALVKQPPDRWLSNARMTHYQAMLLDTDRVHFGPVVTLNPATLLPLPEGGAKHNCLEILAEMHGTRPDLTDQPLQNADFTWYTDGSSFLKDGQRRAGAAVTTETEVIWAEALPAGTSAQRAELVALTQALKLAEGKKLNVYTDSRYAFATAHIHGEIYRRWGLLTSEGKEIKNKNEILALLKALFLPRKLSIIHCPGHQKGDSPEARGNRMADGAAREAAIGMTPGASQVLTIAPEDTNAPPLHCPFHYTREDTEILKRMGASHDLARGHWVFQGRSVVPTKQTFELIDYLHKLTHLSPRKMKTLLDREESFHYLLGRDKILQQVADACRACAQVNAGKSKFGTGIRVRGHRPGTHWEIDFTEIKPGQYGYKYLLVFVDTFSGWVEAYPTKHETAKIVTKKLLEEIFPRYGMPQVLGTDNGPAFVSQTLLTVPLCKLTYRHSRPCREKSGSHLLPLTKTSWTDQ
- the LOC119807349 gene encoding MLV-related proviral Env polyprotein-like, which gives rise to MEGSTFSKPSKDKTYSGAPLIILWALLGLGEGGEAKSPHTVYNITWRVTNLMTGQVANSTSMLGTTKDVFPTLYFDLCDLVGDSWNPSDQEPFSGYGCHHPGGRHGTRARDFYVCPGQNFRKECGGPADGYCAQWGCETTGDAYWKPSSSWDLITLKRGTTPGYTGAGPWVCSKDWCGPCYDSLTKNVTGATLGGRCNPLILDFTAQGKTAVWDGPKSWGLRLYRSGYDPVTIFSLTRQIASVSSTVAVGPNAVLSEQKPPSQPAPPPRPRPVPAQNPSTTLAPSSHNKTPLQGTGDRLLNLIQGAYSTLNYTSPNLTEECWLCLVSRPPYYEGVAIIGNYTNQTEATAYCTSPSQHKLTLSEVSGRGTCVGGVPKTHESLCNSTHPLQTSSTGYLVAPNGTYWACSTGLTPCVSLTVLNTTSDYCVLIELWPRVTYHTPSYIYEQFEERPRIRREPVSLTLALMLGGLTVGGIAAGVGTGTAALVETQQFQQLQAVMHTDIKALEESVSALEKSLTSLSEVVLQNRRGLDVLFLQQGGLCAALKEECCFYADHTGVVRDNMAKLRERLKQRQQLFESQQGWFEGWFNRSPWFTTLISSIMGPLIIILLILLFGPCILNRLVQFMKDRLSVIQALVLTQQYHQLKQFDPEDVGNRIS